From Bacillus sp. FSL K6-3431, the proteins below share one genomic window:
- a CDS encoding lipopolysaccharide biosynthesis protein: MQDKQFNKKIANAAKWSSITEIIAKIIVPVTNMILARILAPEAFGVIATITMIISFADMFTDAGFQKYLVQHEFKSDKEKYLNANVAFWTNFALSLFLWGIIALFNEQISIMVGNPGLGIVIIIACIQLPLTSFSSIQMALFRREFDFKTLFIVRVISIMIPFLVTIPLALLGFSYWSLIIGMICMQLFNALILTLKSKWKPKLFYNVKILKEMLSFSIWSLVEAVSIWLTAWVDAFIIGYYLNEYYLGIYKTSTIMVNSLLALITGATVPVLFSALSRLQNDESKFKSLFFKFQRLVSVFVFPLGVGIFLFSDLATQVMLGSQWGEASGVIGIWALTSAIMIVFGHYCSEVYRAKGKPKLSFFAQVLHLIVLVPTCLIAAKSGFWPLVYARSLIRIQFVVVHLLIMKAIIKVSIVNTFKNVFPAGISAVAMGLLGYLSKEVSDSLLWSILSIVSCIVFYFTILFKFPKMRKEIFEIGIKLIPNKFLKNNR; the protein is encoded by the coding sequence ATGCAAGATAAGCAATTTAATAAGAAAATTGCAAATGCTGCTAAATGGTCTTCTATTACTGAAATTATTGCAAAAATTATTGTACCAGTAACAAATATGATTTTAGCTAGAATATTAGCGCCAGAAGCATTTGGAGTTATTGCAACAATAACAATGATTATTAGTTTCGCGGATATGTTTACAGATGCTGGCTTTCAAAAATATTTAGTACAACATGAATTTAAAAGTGATAAAGAGAAGTATCTAAATGCAAATGTGGCTTTCTGGACAAACTTTGCCCTTTCGCTTTTTCTATGGGGAATAATTGCTTTATTTAATGAACAAATTTCTATAATGGTAGGAAACCCTGGACTTGGAATAGTTATTATTATAGCTTGTATTCAATTACCTTTAACCTCTTTTTCTAGTATTCAAATGGCACTGTTTAGACGTGAATTTGATTTTAAAACCCTTTTTATTGTTAGGGTTATCTCTATAATGATTCCTTTTCTAGTGACAATTCCTTTAGCTTTACTAGGTTTCAGTTATTGGTCGTTAATTATAGGTATGATTTGCATGCAGCTTTTTAATGCTTTAATCCTTACCCTTAAGTCAAAATGGAAACCAAAATTATTTTATAATGTTAAAATACTAAAAGAAATGTTATCATTTAGTATTTGGTCATTAGTAGAGGCAGTTTCTATTTGGCTTACTGCGTGGGTTGATGCATTTATCATCGGTTATTATTTAAATGAATATTACTTAGGGATATATAAAACATCTACAATAATGGTTAATTCATTATTAGCCCTCATTACTGGAGCTACAGTCCCAGTGCTATTTTCCGCATTATCAAGATTGCAAAATGATGAAAGTAAGTTTAAAAGTTTGTTTTTTAAATTTCAACGACTTGTTTCGGTATTCGTCTTTCCGTTAGGCGTTGGTATTTTTTTATTTAGTGATTTAGCGACACAAGTAATGTTAGGTAGCCAATGGGGAGAAGCTAGTGGTGTTATCGGGATATGGGCTTTAACTAGTGCGATTATGATTGTTTTCGGCCATTATTGTAGTGAAGTATATCGTGCAAAAGGAAAACCTAAGTTATCCTTTTTTGCACAAGTGTTGCATCTAATAGTGTTAGTTCCAACATGCCTAATAGCTGCAAAATCTGGATTTTGGCCTCTAGTATATGCTAGATCATTGATCAGAATCCAGTTCGTTGTGGTTCATTTATTAATAATGAAAGCTATAATCAAAGTTTCAATAGTAAATACGTTTAAAAATGTATTTCCAGCAGGGATTTCCGCAGTTGCAATGGGTTTACTAGGTTATTTGTCAAAAGAAGTAAGTGATAGTTTATTATGGAGTATATTATCAATTGTTTCATGTATAGTGTTTTACTTTACTATACTATTCAAGTTTCCTAAAATGAGGAAAGAGATATTCGAAATTGGTATAAAGCTAATACCTAATAAATTTTTAAAAAATAACAGATAA
- a CDS encoding CapA family protein: MQILIGGDLVPTQSNFSLFKQADVNSLLGEDLLTIWKNADLRLFNLEVPLVDKEGPIEKCGPNLIAPVNTINGIKALNPSLITLANNHILDQGELGLKSTKAILNEHSIPFVGAGEDLNKASKPYIINRNGFKIGVYACAENEFTIATENSSGANPFDPLESLDQIQRLSEMSDYVIVLYHGGKEHYRYPSPYLQKVCRKIASKGADLVICQHSHCVGCFENFQDSTIVYGQGNFVFDRSDSEFWKTSILVNLTLGNKIIIDYIPIIKKENVIRLAHGKDAEIILSQFKIRSSEICQEGFIEENYQEYADEKITGYLRQFSGLGKWLSRIDRKIFKGSLINFLYKRSNLLAIQNYIECEAHRELILKGLKGENKNAR; encoded by the coding sequence ATGCAGATATTGATTGGTGGCGACTTAGTGCCAACGCAATCCAATTTTTCTTTATTCAAACAGGCTGATGTAAACTCTCTATTGGGTGAAGATTTATTAACTATTTGGAAAAATGCAGATTTACGACTTTTTAATTTAGAAGTTCCCCTTGTTGATAAAGAAGGTCCTATTGAAAAGTGCGGTCCTAATCTTATTGCTCCTGTTAATACTATTAATGGTATTAAGGCACTCAATCCGTCTTTGATTACTTTAGCTAATAATCATATACTAGATCAAGGGGAACTAGGTTTGAAATCTACGAAGGCCATACTTAATGAACATTCAATACCATTTGTTGGTGCTGGAGAAGATTTAAATAAAGCTAGTAAACCCTATATAATTAATAGAAATGGATTTAAAATCGGGGTTTATGCTTGTGCTGAGAATGAGTTTACGATAGCAACTGAAAATAGTTCTGGCGCAAATCCGTTTGACCCACTAGAAAGCCTAGATCAAATACAAAGGTTAAGTGAGATGTCTGATTATGTAATTGTTCTTTACCATGGGGGAAAGGAACACTATCGATATCCGTCCCCATACCTTCAAAAAGTATGCAGAAAAATAGCTAGTAAAGGCGCTGACCTAGTAATTTGTCAACATAGTCATTGTGTTGGTTGTTTTGAAAATTTTCAAGATTCTACGATTGTTTATGGACAAGGTAATTTTGTCTTTGATAGATCTGACAGTGAATTTTGGAAGACTAGTATTTTAGTTAATTTAACTCTTGGAAATAAAATAATTATAGATTATATCCCGATAATAAAAAAGGAGAACGTTATAAGGTTAGCGCATGGTAAAGACGCTGAGATAATATTAAGTCAATTTAAAATTCGTTCGAGTGAAATATGCCAAGAAGGGTTTATAGAAGAAAACTATCAAGAATATGCCGACGAAAAAATAACCGGATATCTTAGACAGTTTTCTGGACTAGGTAAATGGTTATCCAGGATAGATAGGAAGATATTTAAGGGATCACTAATAAATTTTTTATATAAGAGGAGTAATCTTTTAGCCATACAAAATTACATTGAATGTGAGGCACATCGTGAACTAATATTGAAAGGGTTAAAAGGAGAAAATAAGAATGCAAGATAA
- a CDS encoding ATP-grasp fold amidoligase family protein, which translates to MLNWLADKPYLKLVYRCETGENLNLEKPKTFNEKLQWLKLYDRNSKYNIYADKYDVRAHIEETIGEQYLIPFIGLYDSVDEIDWDALPNQFVLKCTHGSSSNIICSDKNTLNIEDAKKKLRKWMEKSWYWFGREWVYKDIKPRIVCEKYMVDESGTELKDYKIFCFNGKAKLIQVDFNRYKDHKRNLYTTDWQYIDAKIKRPNDASKIIQRPEKLEDMLMLAEKLSANIPHARVDFYSINNSIYFGEITFFHGSGFEKFEPDSLGDQMGNWIRLPNIK; encoded by the coding sequence ATGTTAAATTGGCTAGCTGATAAACCATATTTAAAGTTAGTATATCGTTGCGAAACTGGAGAAAACCTTAATTTAGAGAAACCTAAGACTTTTAATGAAAAGTTGCAATGGTTAAAGCTTTATGATAGAAATTCAAAATATAATATTTATGCAGATAAGTATGATGTTAGGGCACATATCGAAGAAACAATTGGAGAGCAATATTTAATTCCTTTTATTGGTTTGTATGATAGTGTTGACGAAATCGACTGGGATGCTTTACCTAATCAATTTGTACTTAAATGTACTCATGGGTCTAGTTCAAATATTATTTGTTCAGATAAAAATACACTCAACATAGAAGATGCTAAAAAAAAGTTGCGAAAATGGATGGAAAAAAGTTGGTATTGGTTCGGGAGGGAATGGGTTTATAAAGATATAAAACCAAGAATTGTTTGCGAGAAATATATGGTTGATGAATCAGGAACAGAATTGAAGGACTACAAAATATTTTGTTTTAACGGTAAAGCAAAATTAATACAAGTTGATTTTAATCGTTATAAAGATCATAAAAGAAATTTATACACCACTGATTGGCAATATATAGATGCTAAAATTAAACGCCCCAATGATGCGTCTAAAATAATTCAACGCCCAGAAAAGCTGGAAGATATGTTAATGCTTGCAGAAAAGTTATCTGCAAACATCCCGCACGCAAGAGTGGACTTTTATTCTATTAATAATAGTATTTACTTCGGTGAAATTACTTTTTTCCATGGCTCAGGTTTTGAAAAGTTTGAGCCTGATAGTTTAGGAGATCAAATGGGTAATTGGATAAGGTTACCGAATATTAAATAA
- a CDS encoding O-antigen ligase family protein: protein MVFRSSKLVYLIFLFYLGLFSSLFFTIPGATLVLGLGMIVLLLFSKFSREELVQSIVIPKALLLLISFAFYSLLTGSFVATNTLHLVDSVFTYFQMIALIFFIINVSALENSNIFFVKSFILFSIIYMLFMLIGGHTRVDGRLTLVFGENPNNDARILLYGMACLLINIKQTKLSTFLLTISLTGMFLYTIALTGSRKGFYAAIILAILWLVFVYKDYWKSYSLKNKFGSVILLLAIMSFVILKFWDVFLDSSIFQRMSAKGITITDDLERTTMYQEAFTFFKDNLLFGIGFDHFRLLSSFGTYSHSTYAELISNTGLIGTIIYLTAYLIILYNLINLAIKSKGTTTSKTAISNIILFFIMLALGTGVIHFYGIIDNIMLAILISFYYTEKENIKRK, encoded by the coding sequence GGATTAGGGATGATAGTTTTATTACTTTTCTCGAAATTTAGCCGTGAAGAATTGGTTCAAAGTATTGTAATACCTAAGGCATTGCTATTATTAATTTCATTCGCATTTTATAGTTTACTAACCGGAAGCTTTGTTGCTACAAATACACTGCACCTTGTAGATTCTGTGTTTACCTACTTCCAAATGATTGCGCTCATCTTTTTTATTATTAATGTGTCTGCTTTAGAAAATAGTAATATATTTTTTGTTAAGTCATTTATATTATTTTCGATTATTTATATGTTATTTATGTTAATTGGGGGACATACACGGGTTGATGGAAGGCTGACTCTCGTATTCGGAGAAAATCCAAACAATGATGCTAGAATATTATTATATGGGATGGCTTGCTTGTTAATTAATATAAAACAAACGAAGCTAAGCACTTTTTTGTTGACCATAAGTTTAACAGGAATGTTTCTTTATACAATCGCTTTGACAGGTTCCAGGAAGGGTTTTTATGCTGCAATAATTTTAGCGATATTATGGCTAGTGTTTGTTTATAAAGATTATTGGAAATCCTACTCACTTAAGAATAAATTTGGGTCCGTAATTCTTCTATTAGCGATAATGTCTTTTGTTATTTTGAAATTTTGGGATGTGTTTTTAGACAGTTCGATATTTCAAAGAATGTCTGCAAAGGGAATTACAATTACGGATGATTTGGAAAGAACTACTATGTATCAAGAAGCTTTTACTTTTTTTAAAGACAATTTATTATTTGGAATTGGATTTGACCATTTTCGTTTATTAAGCTCTTTTGGAACATACAGTCATTCTACGTATGCTGAATTAATCTCGAACACTGGGCTAATTGGTACAATTATTTATTTAACAGCTTATTTGATTATTTTATATAATTTAATAAATCTTGCTATAAAAAGTAAAGGGACGACCACTTCAAAAACGGCTATTTCAAATATAATTTTATTTTTCATTATGCTAGCTTTAGGGACTGGTGTTATACATTTTTATGGAATTATAGATAATATAATGCTAGCTATTTTAATTTCATTTTATTATACGGAGAAAGAAAATATTAAAAGAAAATAA